TATCTTCTTTAGACTAGACATGGCTCTTCTTGTGATCTGTGCTCTGCATCTTATCTCAGCTTCACTACCTCCTTTGTTATCCACGATGGATCCCAGGTATACAAACTGGCTCACAACTTCAATTCCCTCAATTTCCTGTATTTCAGGTGAGTTGTTCTCAGGCCAGTTCACAATCATGATCTTTGTCTTTGCTTTATTTATTAGCAAGCCTAGCCATATTTCGCACTGACCTCTTCCAGGCATTTTAGAAAACTGGTTATATATTCAACACTTGAGGCGATGATGGTGGTGTAGTCAGTGTAGCGAAGGTTTGGCATTCATACAGTTCCATATTGATACTCCTCCTTGCCACTCACTTGAGCCGTCATCATTGGTGCTTTCTGATACAATAAGCTGCAACATTTCACGAATTATATATTCTCCATACAGATTAAACAGGAGTGGGGATAGAATGCTGCCCTGTCGTACTCCTCTCTCTGGGTGGAATTTTTCCGACGTTGTCTCTCTGTTGATTCGGATGTTTGCCATGCTCCCCTCATATAATTGTTTGATCAGCCACATCAGATTTATTGGGGCACCCATCTCGAGAAGAATTCTCCACAGTTTGTGCCATTGTACGCAGTCAAAAGCTTTCTTGTAATCTACAAAACACAGCACAGTACGCACATTGTATTCTCATGCTTTCTTGATCAGCAGCCTGAGGTTGAGGATCTGCTCCCTAGTTCCTCTTCTTCTCACAAATCCTGCTTGTTCTGGAGGGATTTGACTGTGCACGAGTGATTATAACTGGTCGTACACAATTCGGCGTTAACATCTCGTGGCGGCGCCACCATcgacttgctgaaagggggacttttTGTAGAGAATCGCATTCATTCGCATCTCGACAAGTCGAGTGTGTGCGTGTTTAAGCGTGCGTGAGTAtggaaatgtccccctttcagcatgataacacgtatttcatgcatttcaccgcCAGAGTGCAACACATGTTCGTTGACTCCGAATCTTCAATAGTACTTTGCTGGTGTGACTTATCAAAGAGATTATTCTGTAGTTTTATCTTATACCAAAGGAATAAAATGCTTATCATTTCCTCTCACTTTTATCTCTATTTTATTCAACTGATAAGAATAtgaatgattttcaacaattttgagttCCTTGCCTTGTTTCATCTCTAAGGAAATAAACcttaaaatttgtcgaaaatctcattatttttccaattaaacaatgtacctactattttaaaaattgctcaaacgtctccttttttaaaaaaaactaaaaatcaataaaatgtttCTATTTTTCGTCAAAAGTCCCTGGGAAAAGCTttatgctaaaattgtcaaagtcttgcttttcagttttttgccaaaaatagtgaaatttctaaaaattgttatttttttgtaaaagatcCCCGTagaaacagggtgtctaacaggtactgcaggtactgcaagtactgtaaaagtactggattgaaatcctcggttttgcaagtactgcaaagtactgcattttgcctgaaaagtactgtagttttctcagaatcattgatttaaatttttttaagaacctcaaaatgaattaattggtgaaaattaaaaaaaaaatgttcattttgtacctcaaaagatggcaacacttgcTAAATTGatacttgtaaaaattgtatttttatcgacaaattccaaccggttcaaaaatatttttttttctttgggggggggggggtcggtgtaagctggttaaaaaaataaggtaatgcaaaaggtaTCACTCtctcttcaacatttttgtgtttctgattttttttagaactagTTTTGGTTCAACTCTGtgaactttttgtttttcttctgaATTGGAACCAGTGTTGTATTCTAGTTCTAGTTTAGATTCAGTTTCTATTCTgtctttttttgtttataaattCTGAAGCAGATGTTCTAATTTCTCATCTTGCCTCAGAAGTCAAAATAATTAGATATTGATTTCCAATTCCCCTCTCAACTTTCAGTTTTATTTCTGAACCTGAATCAGATTTATTCCAGCAATTTCCAGCTTTGGTTGCAGTTTTGTTCtttgttccaatttttcgttGCAGTTCTTGTTCCTCACGTACCATTCCtgaaacattattattttttttacatctagttctagtttcaactttcattttttgtttcaaaatctaGTTTTTTTGTTACTcaagtttttctgttttttttttttttttttttttcagtttctttctACTTTATGAGTTTTAGTTTTGAACTAGTTTAAATTCTGGTTCCttgatctttcaaaaaaatatcaatttattaatttccgtaaaaaaatgaatctttttcaaaattcaaaaaaaaaacaaaaatcaatccCTTGAATTCATgattgtacaattgtacatgtTTAAACAAATTAActaaacagtgttttttttcagtttttagttgaGAAAGAAGTGGGATTGAATGaagagtatttttaaattttcatttttcttcctgTACCTTTTTTAAGacaaattttttgttatgatttcaatttttcaaatttatttaagcttaatagctattttatgacctCACGtctcaaaaattaacaactgGGTAACCTataaaactgaatccaaaacaaatgaatttgtgtgaCAAGAAAAAAAGctgtttaaaaacaaaaaaaaacatttgttttgttttttgaaaaaacacgtttttgtacaacctATGCTTGAATCTGAAAGTAATGCTAAAAGTAatggtttcggtttcggtttcagCTTCTCGATCGTCTCAGTGTGTTCTACAACACTCTGCTCGCctttcttttcatattttttcaaacttgtgtTTATTCTGGATGTTCAATTTGTTCATTTGTTTATTTCAAGGAAATGTGAGtgctaaaattttcatgatctgcagtttctcaaatttgatggtattattttagttaattttttgcaGGCTGGTTTTGATGGTTTTTAAAATGATTGTGTTGAAGTTTCACTATTCGAGTGAGGAAAAAGTTACATGTTTAATGTGAGGTTAGGAATTTAGGACTTGAACTGAGGTTCCTTTTTCGTGCATAGAATTGTATAAGGTATTTTGTCTAATACCTACTGCATAATCATTAATATTATAGTTCTCTGTTTGTTTTGATACTTTTATATGTATTTGCAATTAAATTAATATATTCATTTCTTGAACACCTTCGATAAATTCTCATCTAATCTATGTTCGTTCATTTCAATGCTTACAGCTCTGGCACACTCAACCGCAGCAACCAGCAGCAGCTCGATGCTAGACAACAACGCCATCTcgaccaccaccaccaccaccaacaacaacaacagtacCTGCAACAGCAACGATACTAACCCATCGATCACACACTGTTCCGAATCCAACAACGTGGACGGATCGTCGATTTACGAAAACGCCAACGGAACCGATTTCATGGTCGAAAGTACCAGCAGTCCAGTGCTTCGTGACGATCAACATCAGCATCAGCAGAGTTTGCATTCGAGTCGTAATTTCGTCGTAACTCCTCCTCAAACGGAATCCGCTCAAATACTGTTATCGTTGGCTCGATCCCATACGCAGAAAATGTTCACCAATCACAGCACAGATGACCACGACGATGGAACTTTAACCAACGGTAACGGTAGCTGTGCTGTAGATGATGAAGAAGAAACGAGTAACGCTGAAAATGCATTTCTAAATCACGATCAATATTGCGGACAAGATAACGTTATAGCATTCGATCATCAAcagcaacaacagcagcaacaGCAATTGCAACAACGCAGTATTAACAATAGCGACGTATTATTCGTCGAGCACAATTTAATTCTAAACGATACCTGTAACGGTTCCAGTTTGATATCGATGGCTTCGACGGGTGAAAGCGAATCTTCTTCGGTCGTTGATGCGAGTTCGGCCGGTGGAAAGTCATTATTAGCTAAATTATTAACCAGAAACAATCACGAAATGGATCAGGCAAGCCTTAAGACGTCGAACGGTGGTAGAAACGCGACGAACGCGATAATGGCGGCTGATTTGCAACCGAGTATTATTCTAGAGTGTCCTTTTTTAATCGAGACCACGGACGGAGCTTACGTGGATGTTTGCATGGAAAACATGCTGAATAGTTTGAAtggcggtggcggtggtggCGAAATTCAAACATCTCCGGCCACCGTGGCTGTTTCGGAGCAGCCTTTGTACGAAGCTACCAGCATCGGTATCGCAGATCCGTCCATATTGGAACGTATCAAACACGAGGCAGCGCCGGAGCTCGAAGATGATCCGGAAGCTGTTGTTTTGACCAAGATATCGGACGACGGACGCGTCGAAAAATACGTTCTGTCGTCGGCCGATGTACAAGCTTTGAAACAAATGAACGAACGATTGGCTGCTGCGAAGGCTGCAAGTAGACCGTGCTCGGCTGATGTAGTGACCGAATTCGAGTCGCTGGGAGCTGCTAACGATACTCCTTTGATAACGCGTGTCATGGTGGATGGAACTGGTGGCATACAGAACGCTATTAATAGGTTACCTTTCAAGCGAACTGTGCTCGATGCTCCTCTGGCCAGCTCAGGAGATCCGGAAACGTCTGCGCAGACTGGATGTATACACGATGCGATCTTGGACGATTCGTTGGCCGTCGCCGTCGACGATACCCGTCATCATCACGAGAATATGTTCGAAGAGCTCGATAACCAGTTCAACACGATGGACTGCGCTATCGACGACGAAGAGCATATCAGACGCGACTACGTAGCATACGAAGAAGCGAGCAAAAACGAGACCCAGCTCGAGCATAATTACTACGCGAATGCCATGaaagacgaagacgaagaaaGCGTCGCCATCAGCGGCCAATACGATCTcagaatgatgatgatgatcgaAGAAACCCCACCACCAGCACAGTCCGATATCATCAACCAAGATACCACCACAACAACCGCAACTTCAACCTCATCGACGAAACCGTGTTCGCTAACGATGAAAAAACGATACCAAAATGTTCAGTTACTCggctcatcgtcgtcgtcggcgaCCACCACCAGTAGCAATTCGATCGCCGATATTTGCCTGAACGGCAACACCCTCGTAGCATTTAACCCCGGCAAATCGACCCTATCGACGGCTCCTTCGGCGACACTGCGAATCAACGGAGGTGGCGTCGTTAGCAACATTGCCTTAGCCGATAAACCCATCACCGTCGTTCCCTCAAACGGCTCCGGTGCTGGTAAATGTGATCTCATCATAAACGACGCTCTCATGAGCTCAGTACTTAACGTTGTGCCGGTCACCACGGTGCCAACGACCGCGCCAGCGCCTACCCTATTAGTTAAAAATACCACTCCGGtctcatcatcgtcgtcgtcgacgtcgacgtcagCAACCAAACGAAAGGTGGCAGCTGAAAACCACGTGTTACCTTTCAAAAGCGTCAAAAGTGCCAATACATTtagtaaaaattccaattcgaaGAAATCAGCTACTTCGACCGCCACCAAAAGAACCTATAACAGGAGAAAGAATACTTCCACGGAGCAGAACAACCAGAAACAGAAAATAATTACACCTTTGAACGGAGCGTTCTccaatgaaaataatttaatcgaAGAAATTATCGTAGATGAAATATCGTAATCGAGTTTTCAACTACGTATGTATTACTGCTGCGTTTTCGTCGAATACTATTTATTCCGTGTTGTGGTGGTGAGATATCAGTCTATTTTTTACGTGTATTATTTCGTTGTCGATGCGATGCCACCATCGTTCCCGCCCTCCTCATCTGCCTTTCGCCCGGGGTTTTCGAGCGAATGTATGTGTACTCAGCGACGACGACAGCGAAGCTGCAGGGAACGTGAATGATCTCTCAAAATAGTATATTAAttcgcgattttttaaaattatcttctcgattttttttctcctcttttttttagtgtagtatttttttgttgtctCGTCGTCGTAGTATTtgtataatgtttttttctctctcttgttttcgtttttgtagTAGGAGTATAGTTTGGGAGAATTTGCCTGTTTAAAGAGGCGTTCATTTTTATACGCATTTTGAAGGGTGAATTTTAGGTTCTAGGTGCGTAGGATCTTGAAAATGGTATTAAGGAAAGTCCGCGAGAGtgcttggagaattttttaaagattttctcGGGGGTTTTATTTAATCTTATTTTcctcaacttgaatttttgactatcttataatttctgttttaaatgaagaatttgaaagaattgggtatctcaatttttttctaccagTGAGGTTTTTTTGAACCGAATTTTAGtaagttttgttggaaatttatttttaaaatttttttgaagagatgcgaaaaaattgttgaaacatccgaaaaatgttgattttttttgtttcaattactgaagaaatcgtgttttttttcaaaattgcagaaaaccccacgttttttctcaaaattgtctaGAAATCTCTTTTTCATCCAAAGTTGTCGAAAAATGCagattattgcaaaaattgctgaaaaattcctgCTTTATTGCCTAAACATTCAAAACTTTTGCCAGTCtaagaaatactttttttttcaaaattatcgaataaaAGTAAGTAACTGCTTTCTCaacaaaaatgctaaaaattctgtttttgacttgaatttaaaaaaaaacctgccGAAATTGCCAAACGAAATTGTGTGTTACCAAAATAGCCGAAAAAAGCCTCAGGATTTTATCTAGATTGTCAAACTGTCTCAATTTCTCACCAAATTGTCCAacaaagtatgtacctatgtattgttttttttctgaaattaccctgttaaaatcctattttttgactaaaatattGTTAGAGACCATTAGATCTATTTTAAGTCGAAATTCCCTTTtaagaagtcctgttttttagccaaaatttccgCTTTGTGTCGAAATTGTCTAAAAGGACCCTCTTTTCTGCCTAAAATACcttaaaaaatcctgttttttagtaaaaattgtcgaaaatagtCGCATGTTTTGAcagatttgtaaaaaaagtcatcatttttgccaatattgtcaaaaagtcccatatttttgccaaaatcttaGCAAACATctaagttttgtcaaaaaagatacatttttttcaattactgcaaaaattgtgaaaaaatgtcaactttcaacaaaattgtcgaaaagtccttttttaaaaatcaaaattgttgaaaaagttatgattttcatcaaaaaagtccttttttctaaattgtcTAGAActcctaatttttgccaaaatagtcaaaaaaaaatctcactttcctattttttgtcaaaaaaatcctgttttttttttgtgaaaattgaaaaaagtcatgattttcatcaaaaaagtcctttttttcaaaattgtctaaaactCCTAATTGctgccaaagttgtcaaaaagttgaaattttttgacaaaatggtcaaaaaatcccactttttgttaaaattgagaaaaagtcctattttttgtcgaaaaatcctgttttttgtcaaaattttcaagaatttctaaTTAAGTTACTTCCAAAATTGTgactgaactgaaaaaaattccaatttttattaaaattgtcaaaaattcctttttttaaaaatcaaaaatttcaaaagtccttttttcaaaattgtcttaAACTCCTAGTTGCtgccaaaatcgtcaaaaaattgaattttttgtcgaaatagtcaaaaaaatttccactttttgtcaacattgaggaaaaaaatccagttttttggtaaaaattttcaaggatttcTAATTAagtatttccaaaattgtgactaaactgaaaaaatttccaattcttgttaaaattgtgaaaaagtcctttttttaaaaatcaaaattattgaaaaagttatgactttcatcaaaaaagtccttttttcaaaattgtctagctgccaaaattgtcaaaaagttgagatttttgacaaaagaaaaagtcctattttttgttgaaaaatcctgttttttggtcaaaattttcaagaatttctaattattgcaaaaactgtgactgaactgaaaaaatttccaactcttgtcaaaattgtgaaaaagtccttttttgaaatcaaaattgcgtCAAAAAAGTCcctattttccaaaattgtctgaATCTCCCAATTGCTGCCGAGATTCTgaacaaaatataatttcagCCAAACGTTCAAAAAGTCCCACTTTtgtgaaaaagacaaaaaagtcctaatttttgtagaaaaaatcctgtttttgtcagaattttcaaaaatttctgattgtttccaaaattgtaagtgaatagaaaaaatatctaaaatattgttaaaattgtcaaaaaatcccacaattttgaaaaaatttttgtcacaattttcccaacgaaaaaaaagtaggactgactttttatcaaaattgctagaaaattCTGACTTTTGTCGAATTAgtcctttttttgccaaaattattaatAAGACCTAAAATTGCTgccaaaactgtaaaaaattgaactttttgccaaaatggtcaaaagtttcactatttgtgaaaaattattcaaaatatccaatttctgtcaaaaaaagtcctgtGTGTCGAACTGTCGAATAataaaagtcgtgttttttgtcaaaattgtcaacaagtttttcaaaaaatctcaacatttatcaaaagtcttattttttacctaaattttaaaaagactCCTTTTTTGGTCTGAACTTCCATAAAAAGACCTGTTTTTTGTctactccaaaaaaaagtcctgtttttggccaaaattgtcagttttggttttgccctccttttttcaaccaaattttgtgatttttcattttcctatttttgatttttctagttctctttgGAAGTGGAAACATTTTCACTGGGAAAAATGCTGTCTAGAATAAGCTTCCCTCTTCATCAAATTGACCCCCCGCCCCTTCCCAGCctttttgatattcaaaaagtttggaaaattgggaaaattggTGGAAAACCAGAATTAATcagagcaaaaattttttcaaaaaattggacactttgaaagtttatttttgaaattgcagttgatatattttcgatttttttttaaagtttgatgTTTGTTctggttttggtttttattgcaaatgaatcaatttgtatcattttttttttttttttggtttttggttttaatttataTTCAAAAGTTGCCTCAGAATCCGGAAATAATTTTATAGaggtcaaattttcagcttcgagttggaaattttctgtGTTAAAGTTGAGTGTTT
This region of Planococcus citri chromosome 5, ihPlaCitr1.1, whole genome shotgun sequence genomic DNA includes:
- the LOC135849356 gene encoding serine-rich adhesin for platelets-like, with amino-acid sequence MVVTQLQLKWPNHSTHLLTRLTYLFKNEQLVDCTLMCNKHCLKVHRSVLAACSPYFERELQNNPSIVVKDMQFSVLKALIEFMYYGETRITEENLTSLIEAAKIFEVKGLSEMDIVSGKNGIVSSVVALENDCIVESSCLSDDTDKANFEAAQILQQSLAHSTAATSSSSMLDNNAISTTTTTTNNNNSTCNSNDTNPSITHCSESNNVDGSSIYENANGTDFMVESTSSPVLRDDQHQHQQSLHSSRNFVVTPPQTESAQILLSLARSHTQKMFTNHSTDDHDDGTLTNGNGSCAVDDEEETSNAENAFLNHDQYCGQDNVIAFDHQQQQQQQQQLQQRSINNSDVLFVEHNLILNDTCNGSSLISMASTGESESSSVVDASSAGGKSLLAKLLTRNNHEMDQASLKTSNGGRNATNAIMAADLQPSIILECPFLIETTDGAYVDVCMENMLNSLNGGGGGGEIQTSPATVAVSEQPLYEATSIGIADPSILERIKHEAAPELEDDPEAVVLTKISDDGRVEKYVLSSADVQALKQMNERLAAAKAASRPCSADVVTEFESLGAANDTPLITRVMVDGTGGIQNAINRLPFKRTVLDAPLASSGDPETSAQTGCIHDAILDDSLAVAVDDTRHHHENMFEELDNQFNTMDCAIDDEEHIRRDYVAYEEASKNETQLEHNYYANAMKDEDEESVAISGQYDLRMMMMIEETPPPAQSDIINQDTTTTTATSTSSTKPCSLTMKKRYQNVQLLGSSSSSATTTSSNSIADICLNGNTLVAFNPGKSTLSTAPSATLRINGGGVVSNIALADKPITVVPSNGSGAGKCDLIINDALMSSVLNVVPVTTVPTTAPAPTLLVKNTTPVSSSSSSTSTSATKRKVAAENHVLPFKSVKSANTFSKNSNSKKSATSTATKRTYNRRKNTSTEQNNQKQKIITPLNGAFSNENNLIEEIIVDEIS